The proteins below are encoded in one region of Acanthochromis polyacanthus isolate Apoly-LR-REF ecotype Palm Island chromosome 4, KAUST_Apoly_ChrSc, whole genome shotgun sequence:
- the si:ch211-284e20.8 gene encoding fetuin-B — protein sequence MSVYLLVLCLALLQQEVGARPDKPGCNSPDAVRVAEEALEQINQDRANGYVLSLNRLYDVSHTQQQEKHDYNMTIDVMETKCHITSRKPWKQCEVRQIGALPVYGECEVSAHSDTQVKLQSYSCTLHEVPATAVVGVCPDCPTADNFNEPIVKETVNLSLQRFNEESQLANYFTLENITKASSQWVVGPAYFVEFTIVETVCSKKTEASELSSCPPMDCQFAHRGFCQGSHVAHEDQFEIRNPVGKKDNSFQNRKPVEVKCEIYEPQAATVEEQSHVNADSGHTEPQHHNHTHLHPHEHTHSGTASSDITVSKSHGSLGTVVDKPASPRSSPSATSCPGPRRHNLGLERLKI from the exons atGAGCGTGTACCTGCTGGTCCTGTGTCTGGCTTTATTGCAGCAGGAGGTAGGAGCCAGGCCAGACAAACCAGGCTGCAATAGCCCCGATGCAGTGAGAGTGGCAGAGGAGGCCCTGGAGCAAATAAACCAGGACAGGGCAAATGGATACGTCTTGAGCCTCAACAGACTCTACGATGTGTCTCACACTCAGCAACAG gAGAAACATGACTACAACATGACTATTGATGTCATGGAGACCAAATGCCACATTACCAGCAGGAAACCATGGAAACAATGTGAAGTCAGACAAATTGGAGCTCTTCCA GTGTATGGAGAGTGTGAAGTGTCTGCTCACAGTGACACTCAAGTCAAACTGCAAAGCTACTCCTGTACACTTCATGAAG TTCCTGCTACTGCAGTGGTGGGAGTGTGTCCCGACTGTCCAACAGCTGACAACTTCAATGAGCCCATCGTCAAGGAGACAGTCAATCTCTCGCTGCAGAGGTTTAATGAAGAGAGTCAGCTGGCTAACTACTTCACTCTGGAGAACATTACAAAAGCCAGTTCACAG TGGGTTGTTGGTCCGGCCTACTTTGTGGAGTTCACCATAGTGGAGACGGTGTgttcaaagaaaacagaggcCAGTGAACTGAGCAGCTGCCCTCCTATGGACTGTCAGTTTGCT CATAGAGGCTTCTGTCAGGGCTCACATGTGGCTCACGAGGACCAGTTTGAAATCAGAAATCCTGTTGGAAAAAAGGACAACTCATTTCAGAATCGGAAGCCTGTAGAGGTGAAGTGTGAGATCTATGAACCTCAG GCTGCCACAGTGGAGGAACAAAGCCATGTAAATGCAGACAGCGGGCACACTGAGCCTCAGcaccacaaccacacacacctgcacccccatgagcacacacactcaggaacAGCCAGCTCAGACATCACTGTCTCCAAGTCACACGGCTCTCTGGGGACTGTGGTGGATAAGCCTGCCTCTCCCAGATCTTCCCCCTCTGCCACCTCCTGCCCCGGCCCTCGCAGACACAATTTGGGTTTAGAGAGACTCaagatctga